Proteins encoded together in one Penicillium digitatum chromosome 1, complete sequence window:
- a CDS encoding ribosomal protein P1 yields MSTAELACSYAALILADDGIEVSADKIQTLITAAKVQEVEPIWASIFARALEGKDIKDLLTNVGSAGPAAAAPAGGAAAAAPAEAKAEEKEEEKEESDEDMGFGLFD; encoded by the exons ATGTCTACCGCCGAGCTCGCCTGCTCTTACGCCGCCCTCATCCTGGCCGATGACGGTATTGAGGTCTCC GCCGACAAGATCCAGACCCTCATCACTGCCGCCAAGGTCCAGGAGGTTGAGCCCATCTGGGCCTCCATCTTCGCCCGG GCCCTCGAGGGTAAGGACATCAAGGATCTCCTGACCAACGTCGGTTCCGCTGGCCCCGCTGCCGCTGCCCCCGCTGGTggtgctgctgctgccgccCCCGCTGAGGCCAAGGctgaggagaaggaggagg AGAAGGAGGAGTCCGATGAGGACATGGGCTTCGGTCTCTTCGACTAA
- a CDS encoding C2H2 transcription factor Crz1, putative has protein sequence MASHDQNNGTAYCQGDIKNRSMSPSLHGQQYHDTNLGGLGVDPSMAAYSTTSSFHNPDGSIGGAEAYGYPSYLAGTPSSQALSPTDQRFAPSINTNNIPISQSFETSLVNQLEHSSTGLRSMQGEENFSSMLNSNHSELDFSLYQNHSPNSASTPEYDSSLLLDPQMHQRQSINQAINPADLVSPISNPSLPSHPSSQDQQHSSPGPMSPPGSTPSAYYTPRHSRHTSLDPATAAYLTAQPGPDWQSVMNNVSFQGHRRAPSEVSEVSSANHSPYLSQHEFDSIENNASPSLAPQSDPSLYDNGLGMESFTLSEQHQQGISPLHSPYISPQLMPKQGREMVPNNSYLTQFPSAPTDMYGIPEEDVMNMRHLNNVPGDIGQASQMAPPSINVEFAPPLRNPNFDTSKSTADFDSLSPPAMRSRVRSKSDPYHPASRPRSPASLATSLEPRVSVTPRSLSPAGSVGSHSRSSPSSRDPSPSRSNRRLSTSSIENRNYILDLADPQRPGAAPGEPKRIQKHPATFQCTLCPKRFTRAYNLRSHLRTHTDERPFVCTVCGKAFARQHDRKRHEGLHSGEKKFVCRGELSRSGQWGCGRRFARADALGRHFRSEAGRVCIKPLLDEESQERDRVLLEQQQQQQQQSPTSHLQPIPQPLVMPNMPGMDGQSTGNFVLPAALLAQYPALQTLQWDQISAVGDDPGDIGGRSSFDASSGGEFGIDEDDSGMGGGYGNNQGSMYGVNNSGQMLGVNSGNQGYSDQKWTG, from the exons ATGGCCTCGCATGACCAGAACAACGGTACAGCCTACTGCCAGGGTGATATCAAGAATCGGAGCATGAGCCCTTCGTTGCACGGCCAACAATACCATGACACCAACTTAGGTGGTTTAGGAGTTGACCCCTCCATGGCTGCTTATTCGACAACCTCCTCCTTTCACAACCCCGACGGTAGCATTGGTGGTGCTGAAGCATATGGGTACCCAAGCTACCTTGCTGGGACGCCCTCGAGTCAGGCATTATCGCCGACGGACCAGAGATTTGCTCCAAGCATCAATACCAATAACATTCCGATATCGCAGTCCTTCGAGACAAGCCTGGTCAATCAGCTTGAGCACTCTTCGACAGGACTCAGATCGATGCAGGGCGAAGAGAACTTCTCCAGTATGCTCAATTCCAATCACTCGGAATTGGACTTTTCTCTCTATCAGAATCACAGCCCCAACAGCGCTTCTACCCCCGAGTATGATTCTTCCTTATTGCTAGACCCGCAAATGCACCAGCGCCAGTCAATCAACCAAGCGATCAACCCCGCTGATCTAGTCAGCCCCATCTCTAACCCTTCATTACCATCGCATCCATCGTCGCAAGATCAGCAGCATTCCTCGCCTGGCCCCATGTCTCCTCCAGGATCCACACCCAGTGCATACTATACCCCTCGGCATTCACGACACACTTCCCTCGACCCGGCTACTGCGGCATATTTGACCGCCCAGCCAGGTCCAGACTGGCAGTCAGTTATGAATAATGTTTCCTTCCAGGGCCATCGACGTGCACCGTCTGAAGTATCCGAGGTATCCTCGGCCAACCACTCTCCGTATTTGTCTCAGCACGAATTCGATAGCATTGAGAACAACGCGTCGCCTTCTTTGGCTCCCCAAAGTGATCCAAGTCTTTACGACAATGGCCTCGGCATGGAATCATTCACGTTGTCAGAGCAGCATCAGCAGGGGATCAGTCCGCTCCACAGCCCTTATATCTCTCCGCAGTTGATGCCAAAGCAAGGGAGGGAGATGGTGCCAAATAATTCGTATCTCACCCAATTCCCCTCGGCGCCGACAGACATGTACGGAATACCCGAAGAGGATGTGATGAACATGAGACATTTAAACAATGTTCCGGGCGACATTGGTCAAGCTTCACAGATGGCTCCTCCTTCGATCAACGTTGAGTTTGCCCCGCCATTGCGGAATCCAAACTTCGATACATCCAAATCAACGGCAGATTTCGACTCATTGAGCCCTCCCGCTATGC GATCCCGTGTTCGTAGTAAATCTGATCCTTATCACCCTGCTTCCCGCCCACGTTCTCCTGCAAGTTTAGCAACAAGTCTGGAACCCCGCGTGTCTGTCACCCCACGATCCTTGTCACCCGCTGGATCGGTTGGCTCTCACTCGCGCAGTAGCCCCAGCTCACGAGATCCCTCGCCTTCACGATCAAACCGACGACTCTCCACCTCATCAATCGAGAATCGGAACTACATTCTGGATCTTGCCGATCCACAAAGACCCGGAGCAGCACCCGGAGAGCCGAAACGAATCCAGAAACACCCAGCTACCTTCCAGTGCACCCTATGTCCGAAACGGTTTACCCGCGCATACAATCTGCGATCCCATCTCCGCACGCACACCGATGAACGACCATTCGTGTGCACAGTGTGCGGCAAAGCCTTTGCTCGGCAACACGACCGCAAACGGCACGAAGGCCTCCATTCTGGCGAAAAGAAATTCGTCTGCCGCGGCGAGCTCTCGCGAAGCGGACAATGGGGCTGCGGCCGCCGCTTCGCTCGTGCAGACGCTCTGGGCCGCCACTTCCGCTCCGAGGCAGGCCGGGTGTGCATCAAGCCTCTTCTGGACGAGGAGTCGCAGGAACGTGACCGCGTCTTGCtagagcagcagcagcagcaacagcaacaatcACCAACTAGCCATCTCCAGCCAATTCCCCAGCCTCTCGTTATGCCCAACATGCCCGGCATGGATGGGCAATCAACGGGCAACTTTGTTCTTCCTGCTGCTCTTCTGGCGCAATACCCGGCTCTGCAGACATTGCAGTGGGACCAGATTTCGGCTGTGGGTGATGATCCGGGTGATATTGGAGGGCGGAGTAGCTTTGATGCTAGCTCCGGTGGGGAGTTTGGCATTGATGAGGATGATTCGGGGATGGGTGGTGGCTATGGTAATAACCAGGGGAGTATGTACGGTGTCAACAATTCTGGTCAGATGTTGGGGGTCAATTCTGGGAACCAAGGCTACTCTGATCAAAAGTGGACTGGATGA
- a CDS encoding Arabinogalactan endo-1,4-beta-galactosidase GalA — MLPYLFLAATQLFASTSAALTYRGADVSSLLIEEGKGISYKNLAGTPERLETILSASGVNTVRQRFWVNPSDGSYNLDYNVKLAKRIQAQGMGTYLDLHYSDYWADPSEQSAPSGWSKTDIGVLAGQVYDYTLHVCNTFAANHLDVEIVSIGNEIRNGLLWPLGGTSSYSNIARILHSAAWGVKDSKLATTPKILIHLDNGWDWGSQRYFYDQVLASGSALLSTDFDYIGVSYYPFFSEDASLASLKTSLANLHSTFKKETLVVETNWPVSCPNPEFPFPWDLKDIPFSVAGQQTFLQRLGNVVESVGGLGVFYWEPAWVDNAGLGSSCDDNLFFSWTNDQARASLNTLGSL; from the exons ATGCTTCCCTACCTCTTCCTAGCTGCCACTCAGCTCTTCGCCTCAACATCCGCCGCATTAACCTACAGAGGAGCGGATGTCTCTTCCCTCCTCATCGAGGAAGGTAAAGGGATCTCTTACAAGAACCTCGCCGGCACACCAGAAAGGCTGGAAACCATCCTCTCGGCCAGCGGCGTCAACACTGTTCGCCAACGCTTCTGGGTGAATCCCAGCGATGGATCGTATAACCTGGACTATAACGTTAAGCTCGCAAAGAGGATACAGGCACAGGGGATGGGCACGTATCTCGACTTGCATTACAGTGATTACTGGGCGGATCCAAGTGAACAG AGCGCTCCCTCGGGCTGGTCGAAAACGGACATTGGAGTCCTGGCTGGACAAGTGTACGACTACACCCTGCACGTATGCAACACGTTTGCGGCCAATCATCTCGATGTGGAGATCGTCTCCATCGGTAACGAAATCCGCAACGGCCTGCTATGGCCCCTGGGAGGAACAAGCAGCTACAGCAACATTGCACGGATTCTGCACTCCGCCGCGTGGGGTGTTAAAGACTCCAAGCTGGCAACCACTCCCAAGATCTTGATCCACCTCGACAATGGCTGGGACTGGGGCTCTCAGAGGTACTTCTACGATCAAGTCCTGGCATCCGGATCTGCACTCCTCTCCACGGACTTTGACTACATTGGTGTCTCTTACTATCCCTTCTTCTCCGAGGATGCGTCGCTTGCTTCGCTGAAGACGAGTCTTGCGAACCTGCACTCGACGTTCAAGAAGGAGACGCTAGTTGTTGAAACGAACTGGCCGGTTTCTTGTCCCAATCCTGAGTTCCCCTTCCCGTGGGATCTTAAGGACATTCCGTTCTCGGTTGCTGGACAGCAGACTTTCCTTCAGAGACTTGGTAACGTTGTGGAGTCTGTTGGTGGGTTGGGTGTCTTTTACTGGGAACCTGCTTGGGTTGATAATGCTGGACTTGGAAGCAGTTGCGATGATAACTTGTTCTTCTCTTGGACGAATGATCAGGCTAGGGCTAGTCTGAATACCTTGGGTAGTCTGTGA
- a CDS encoding Aconitase/3-isopropylmalate dehydratase large subunit, alpha/beta/alpha, subdomain 1/3: MVSQLVWQRVSASRGMATRLSSQRLFARGLATEASSSRMPPYPKLVRNLEQVRRVLGSDRALTLAEKILYAHLDNAEESLLTGTNNGRDVRGKANLKLKPDRVAMQDASAQMALLQFMSCGLPSTAVPASIHCDHMIVGERGADTDLPASIKGNSEVFDFLESAAKRYGIEFWPPGAGIIHQSVLENYAAPGLMMLGTDSHTPNGGGLGAIAIGVGGADAVDALVDAPWELKAPKILGVRLEGKLSGWASPKDIILSLAGKLTVRGGTGYILEYHGPGVETLSCTGMATCCNMGAEVGATTSVFPFSPSMVPYLQSTHRGHVAEAAAEVAAAGPSSLLRADTKAEYDQLVTINLSELEPHINGPFTPDFSVPLSKFADTVREKKWPETFGAGLIGSCTNSSYEDMTRAEDLVKQATAAGLKPKADFFITPGSEQIRATLDRDQTLNTFSEAGGIVLANACGPCIGQWKRTDGVPKGEDNAIFTSYNRNFPGRNDGNRKTMNFLASPELVTALAYSGSTTFNPMTDSLTAPDGSAFKFQPPRGFDLPSAGFEEGNPNFLPTAAVPDASSEVIVSPTSDRLALLEPFAPFPEGDLSGLQVLYKVKGQCTTDTISAAGPWLKYKGHLPNISANTLIGAVNAATGETNVAYDEAGKKYGIPELAEAWKERGISWLVVAEDNYGEGSAREHAALQPRYLGGRVIVSKSFARIHETNLKKQGVVPLTFANRVDYDRIDACDKVDTVGLYDVLQAGGQGEIKLRVTKLKTGEVFDVPVQHTFSKDQCAFILAGSALNLLAKKASS, translated from the exons ATGGTGAGCCAGCTTGTTTGGCAGCGGGTTTCTGCCTCTCGTGGC ATGGCCACACGGCTCTCCTCACAACGGCTCTTCGCCCGTGGCCTAGCCACCGAGGCCTCCTCCTCCCGCATGCCTCCATATCCCAAGCTCGTCCGCAACCTTGAACAGGTCCGCCGGGTCCTTGGCTCCGACCGCGCCCTCACGCTCGCCGAAAAGATCCTTTACGCCCATTTAGACAATGCCGAAGAGTCATTGCTCACCGGAACCAACAATGGCCGCGATGTTCGAGGCAAGGCCAACCTGAAGCTGAAGCCCGACCGTGTCGCCATGCAGGATGCTTCGGCCCAGATGGCTCTACTTCAATTCATGTCCTGCGGTCTTCCCTCCACTGCCGTCCCAGCCAGCATCCACTGCGACCACATGATCGTCGGTGAGCGCGGTGCCGATACCGATCTACCGGCTTCAATCAAGGGTAATAGCGAGGTTTTCGACTTCCTGGAGAGTGCTGCCAAGCGTTACGGTATTGAGTTTTGGCCTCCGGGTGCCGGTATCATCCATCAGAGCGTGCTGGAAAACTACGCCGCCCCTGGATTGATGATGCTTGGTACGGACAGCCACACTCCCAACGGAGGTGGTCTTGGTGCTATTGCCATCGGTGTCGGTGGTGCCGATGCGGTCGATGCGCTCGTCGATGCTCCCTGGGAGCTGAAGGCTCCCAAGATTCTCGGTGTTCGCCTCGAGGGCAAGCTTAGCGGATGGGCTTCGCCTAAGGATATCATCCTATCCCTGGCTGGCAAGCTGACTGTCCGCGGTGGTACTGGCTACATCCTTGAGTATCACGGCCCTGGAGTCGAGACTCTGAGCTGCACAGGTATGGCCACCTGCTGTAACATGGGCGCTGAGGTGGGTGCTACCACCTCGGTCTTCCCCTTCTCGCCTAGCATGGTTCCCTATCTGCAGTCGACTCACCGCGGTCATGTCGCCGAGGCCGCCGCCGAGGTTGCTGCCGCTGGCCCCTCGAGTCTGCTGCGCGCCGACACCAAGGCCGAGTATGACCAGCTGGTCACCATCAACCTGTCCGAGCTCGAGCCACACATCAATGGACCCTTCACCCCCGACTTTTCGGTGCCGCTGTCTAAATTTGCTGACACCGTCCGCGAGAAGAAGTGGCCCGAGACCTTCGGCGCCGGCCTCATCGGTAGCTGCACGAACTCCTCGTACGAAGATATGACCCGCGCCGAGGATCTCGTCAAGCAGGCCACCGCAGCAGGCCTCAAGCCCAAGGCGGATTTCTTCATCACCCCTGGCAGTGAACAGATTCGCGCCACTCTCGACCGCGATCAAACGCTCAACACTTTCTCCGAAGCTGGTGGTATCGTCCTCGCCAACGCCTGCGGCCCTTGTATCGGTCAATGGAAGCGCACAGACGGCGTCCCCAAGGGCGAAGATAATGCCATCTTCACCTCCTACAACCGTAACTTCCCCGGCCGCAACGACGGCAACCGGAAAACAATGAACTTTCTCGCCTCACCGGAACTCGTCACCGCGCTCGCTTACTCCGGCAGCACAACCTTCAACCCCATGACCGACTCCCTGACCGCACCAGACGGCTCAGCCTTCAAGTTCCAGCCCCCCCGCGGCTTTGACCTCCCCAGCGCCGGCTTCGAAGAAGGTAACCCTAACTTCCTGCCCACAGCCGCCGTCCCAGACGCAAGCAGTGAAGTCATCGTCTCACCGACCTCTGACCGCCTCGCTCTCCTCGAGCCCTTCGCTCCCTTCCCCGAGGGCGATCTCTCAGGTCTCCAGGTCCTGTACAAGGTCAAGGGCCAGTGCACGACGGACACAATCTCGGCCGCAGGCCCATGGCTCAAGTACAAGGGCCACCTTCCCAACATCTCCGCGAACACTCTGATCGGCGCCGTCAACGCCGCAACTGGCGAGACGAATGTCGCCTACGATGAAGCCGGCAAGAAGTACGGAATCCCGGAGCTAGCGGAGGCCTGGAAGGAGCGCGGAATTTCGTGGCTCGTTGTTGCAGAGGATAATTACGGCGAGGGATCTGCGCGTGAGCACGCTGCACTTCAGCCGCGCTACCTCGGCGGCCGGGTCATTGTTTCTAAGAGCTTTGCCCGCATCCACGAGACGAACCTTAAGAAGCAGGGTGTTGTGCCTCTTACATTTGCGAACCGGGTGGACTATGATCGTATTGATGCCTGTGACAAGGTTGATACCGTTGGTCTTTATGATGTGCTGCAGGCTGGTGGACAAGGCGAGATTAAGCTGCGTGTTACTAAGCTGAAGACTGGGGAGGTGTTTGATGTTCCGGTTCAGCACACTTTCAGTAAGGATCAGTGTGCATTCATCCTTGCTGGTAGTGCTCTGAACTtgttggccaagaaggctTCCTCTTGA